The sequence TAATGGCAATGGAATCTGCCATCTCCATAATGCCTCTTTTAATACCTTGCAACTCATCACCTGCACCGGATAGCTTCAGTAAAAGAAAAAAATCAACCATACTGTGCACCACGGTTTCACTCTGTCCAACACCTACTGTTTCTACAAGTATAATATCATAACCAGCTGCTTCACATAGAATAATACTTTCTCGAGTCTTTCTAGCAACGCCACCTAAAGATTCTCCCGAAGGTGAAGGTCTAATAAAGGCACTGGGGTCTTTTGCCAATGTTTCCATTCTGGTTTTGTCCCCAAGAATACTCCCTTTGGTTAGGGTACTAGTGGGATCAACGGCTAAAACAGCTACTTTTTTACCAAGATTGGTAAGCGTTTTTCCAAATACCTCAATAAAGGAACTCTTTCCTACACCGGGAACTCCAGTAATTCCAATCCGGATACTTTTATTGGGTTTAGAAAGACATCTTTCAATTATAGCATTGGCCTTTTCAAAATGTTCGGGTTTAGAACTCTCTAGAAGAGTAATGGCCTTTGCAAGAATGGCCTTGTCTCCATGAAAAATACCATCAACCAATGATTTGATTGATATTTCTTGCTTTCGAAGCTGTTTTATTTTTGAAACCGTATTTGTGGGTATATCTTTTTTACTTGCCAAGGATAAAGTTCAAAGAATTCATTACTAAGGTATAAAGTTTTCAGCTGTTTTATGGATTGCTGGTTGTTGTTAAAATGCGTAAACTGATTATTGTTTTGCCGGATTAACAATATTTACGATGTATTTCACACAAATTTAAAGAAAGACATTAGGTACTATTCCCCTGCAAGTGTTAACTTCTCTGGTTAATTATAAAATGAATCGAGCAATTTGCTTTGTACGGTCAATTGTTTCAAAGAATTAAAAATTAAAGAGACTTACAGATGAAAACTATTTTTGAAAGTAAAGCTACCAATACAGGAGGTAGGTCGGGACATGTTCAAAGTGAGGATGGAGTATTGAATTTTGATATTAGTATGCCCAATTCCAAAGGCAAACCTAATACCAAATCGACCAACCCAGAGGAACTTTTTGCCGCAGCATATTCCAGTTGCTTTGCTGGCGCACTGCAGGTTGTGGCCAAAGAACACCATGTTGATGATTTGGGTGATTTTAATGTAACGGCAACTATATCTTTTAATACTGAAGAGGATGGCGCTTTCTTAGAAGCTACATTGGATTCTTATTTGCCAACAGTAGATAAAAATACCGGTGAGAGTTTGATAAATGCGGCACATGAGATTTGCCCATACAGTAAGGCCACAAGGGATAATATTACTGTTCACTTAAATTTAGTAATGGACGGTTAACAAGGTAAAAATGCTTCACAACATAATCCCGTTGAGACTTCAACGGGATTTTTTTGTTAAAAATCACATAAAAGAGGGCTACTTTGCAACGATGCATTTTTTACATCGTCCTTAACATAGACAACCAAAACGCCAAATAACTGCTGACCATGTTTCAAATTGAACTGGTAGAACAATGTAAAACGAATGACCGAAAGGCACAATTAAAGCTTTATAAGCAATATTGTGACGGTATGTTCTGCGTGGCGATGCGTTTTTTAAAAAACCCAGATGATGCAGAAGATGTAGTGCAAGAGTCTTTTATCAAGGCATTTCAGCGAATAAGTCAGTTTAAGGGAGAGGTAACATTTGGGGCCTGGTTAAAAAGAATTGTAGTGAATAGAAGTATCGATTTTTTAAAGTCAAAGCATCAAAAAACGGAAGAATTGAATGAAGGGTATTTACATCTTGCGGAGGATGAAGATTGGACCATAGAAGATGGAATCTCTATTGAACAAGTAAAAACGGCAATTGAAGAATTACCGGACAAATATAAATATGTAGTGAAATTGTTTCTTTTAGAAGGGTATGATCATGCTGAAATTGCACAAATACTGGAAATTTCGGATACAGCATCAAGAACCAGATTGTTACGTGGAAAAGCACGATTAAAAGAAACACTTAAAGATAGAGCTTATGGCACAGGATCTTAGAGAATTATTTGAGAAGGAACGTGAGCAAGCAGTTCACAAGATGAAGGACGGATATGAAAATCGTTTCTTGTCTAAGTTGGAAATGGAAATGCCAACCGAGAAAAAGTCAGGTTCTTTTCTCTGGCTGTCCATTGCAGCTTCTGTGGTGGTGATACTAGGTTTGGGGATTTACTATTTCTCCTCTATAGATAATGTGGGTTCAAATTTAAATCCAACCGTGGTTGAAAACAATACTTCCAAAAATGAACAACAAACTATTTCACTGGGGGATCTTTCGCCAGATTTAAAGAAAATAGAAAGCTACTATGTTACCAATATTAATTTAGAGTTATCTGATCTGGAATTTACTGGAGACAATAAAGTAGTTATAGATGGCTATATGGAAAGGCTTGGGGAACTTGATAAAGAATACAATGAACTGAATATAGAGCTCAATAAAATTGGACCCAATGACCAGACTATTGCTGCCTTGGTTAAAAATCTTCAGTTGAGGCTACAACTATTACAAAAATTAAAAACGAAGTTGAATCAATTAAAATCATCAAAAAATGAACAGAAATCATCAAATATTGTTTAATATTTTTCTTTTTACCATGGCCAGTGTTGTCTGCTATGGTCAGGAAAAATCTAAAACGTACAAGGAGACCTTTAATGTAAGTAAGGACGCGGTACTAAATATTGATACCAGCCATGCTGATATTGAGTTTGAGACTTGGGATAAAAATCAAGTAGAGGTTATTGCCATAGTTGAACTAGAAGAAGCAACAGATGAGGAGGCCGAGTCTTATTTTAAGAAAGACGCCATTAAAATTGTTGGAAACAGTAAAGAAATTACAGTAAGAACATCAGGAGTGAATTTTGGAAATTCATTTGATTTTGGAGATTTGGACATTGTTGTTCCAGATGTATCATTTGTTGAGCCACTTTTTGAAACCATAAGAATTCCTGAGTTACCAGAACTGGCAGAGATTCCAGAAGTACCTGAAGTATTTGTAATTCCAGAAATGCCTCCAATGCCTCCAATGCCTTTTGTTCAGTTTGATTATGATAAGTACAAAAAAGATGGAAAAAAGTACCTTAAGGAATGGAAAAAAGATTTTGATAAAAACTTTGATGAAGAATACCAAAATCGTTTTGAAGAATGGAGTGAAGAGGTGGAGCAAATGGCAGAAGAAAGAGAGATACAAAATGAAAAGCGCCGAGAACAAAGACAGAAACTTTTGGAAGAACGTAATGAATTGCGTGAAGAAGCGCGTGCTGCCCGCAATGATGCCAGAGCTCAACGCAATGAACTCAGGGCCGCAAGAAATGAGGTAAGAGAGGAAGCTAGATCAGAAAGGGTCTTTACCATTAGAAATGGCAATGGTTCCGATACGTTTTATTTTTCTTCGGATGGAGAGAACAAAAAATATAAGGTAAAAAAGAGCATTAAGATAAAGATGCCTAAGTCTGTTAAGCTGAAAATGAACGTTAGGCACGGAGAAGTAAAATTGGCTGCTAACACCAAAAACATTAATGCAAGCTTGTCATACGCAAGCTTGCATGCTTCAACCATTGATGGTGAAAGAACAGATATAAGAGCATCCTATTCACCGGTAATTGTTCAGAAATGGAATTTGGGAAAATTAAAAACCGACTATTCAGATTTGGTCAATTTAAAAGAAGTGAAAGAGCTTAAATTGAATGCTATTTCTTCTAATATAATCATTGATAGGTTGGAGGAGAAAGTAGTGGTCACCAATAATCTTGGAGAGTTAAGCATTAATTCAATAGCCAATGGTTTTTCTAAGGTTGATATTTCTGTGGAGAATGGAGAGGTCAGTTGTAAAATTCCTTCAACACCTTTTTCAATATATGTTACTGAAAGAGCTTCGGAATTTAAATATCCAGAAATACTGGCGATAGGGTCTTCCAATCATTATGGCGCTATAATTCATAAAGGATACCATATCAATAACAAAGAAGGTAAATCAATCAAAATCAATTCTAAATACAGTGAAGTAGTATTAAAGCAATAAGATTTACTTAAGTATTAATGTCCCAAAAATATCTGCATTGATCCACCCCTGATTCTTATCTTCTCCAGGAACAAATACAGACCCAATAAAATTCTCTCTCTCCTTACTGGAATCATTATCACAATAAGCCAAGGCAAACCCTATCTTTTTATTTTTTGATAAACCTTTGGGTGTATTCTCTTTTTCATCCATATAATCATCAGAAAAAAGTTTTACGGCTATTTCCCAAGTTGTGGTTTTGTCGTTTGTAACATGTTTAGACGTTACATGATCATTATACAGTTTTGGTTTCTCATCTGTAGCCAAATCAACCACATTTCCGTCTATGGCTACATGATAGGCAAAAGCATTATGTGTAAACTGATGTGCTCCTCCGGAGTTGTCTTCGTCAACAAAAACTTCTACGCAATCATCATCCCACCACAATTTTAATGGGTCTTTATGTTGGTCTAAAAGGACATCATCTGTGATTTCAACCAAAAGGTAAAGTGCGTCCTCGTCCCAACTTAACTTATACCTACCGTTAAAGTCATCATTGGTATAGGCATTTCCAAGCCAAAGTTGGTCTAGGGCCAACCATTCAGCATTGCCCCAACACGCATCAAGGGCTTGCCCATCAATAGTTGGGCTTTTTTGAGCTTTTTTTACTTCTATTAGTTGATGGTCTTCTTTTTGATTGGGAGAACAGCCTATTAGCACTAAAAAAAGGGCCAAGCTTATATATTTTTGCATGACCCTAAGATAACTATTTTAAAAAACCTCTTACAGTTGTTAATGCGATTCTTCTTTCAAATAGGATTTGAAATTTTCCTTAAACCTATTATATCTGGGGATTGAAACGTTTCGTATATAAGAGTTATTTGGATTTCTCTTTTCAAAATCTTGATGATAATCTTCTGCTTTGTAAAAAACATCAAATTCCTTAACCTGCGTGACTATAGGACGATCATACACACTTTTAGACTCTAAAAGTGTTACATAATCTACTATAACTTTCTTTTCCTCTTCATTTTTATAAAAAGCGATGGAACGATATTGAGCTCCCCGATCAGGCCCTTGTCTATTTAAGGACGTAGGATCGTGAGAACCAAAAAATACCTGTACCAATTTGGTGAAGGATATAACTTCTGGGTCATAAAACACTTCTACAGCTTCTGCGTGTCTGGTACGACCATAGGCCACTTGTTCATATGTAGGGTTTTCTTCAGTTCCGCCAGAATAACCAGAAACAACTTCTTTTACCCCTTTTACACTTTCAAAAATGGCTTCTACACACCAAAAACAACCACTTGCAAA is a genomic window of Flagellimonas sp. CMM7 containing:
- the meaB gene encoding methylmalonyl Co-A mutase-associated GTPase MeaB → MASKKDIPTNTVSKIKQLRKQEISIKSLVDGIFHGDKAILAKAITLLESSKPEHFEKANAIIERCLSKPNKSIRIGITGVPGVGKSSFIEVFGKTLTNLGKKVAVLAVDPTSTLTKGSILGDKTRMETLAKDPSAFIRPSPSGESLGGVARKTRESIILCEAAGYDIILVETVGVGQSETVVHSMVDFFLLLKLSGAGDELQGIKRGIMEMADSIAINKADGDNLKKAKLAETEFSRALHLYPPKENGWTPKVMSCSSIENKGIFEIWEMIVDFISKNRENGHFEKNRKIQNKNWFLQTVDEQLKQFFHQKKYYKEMKEKMIQAVEQNKISPFYAAKTLLDNVTKELK
- a CDS encoding Ohr family peroxiredoxin, which translates into the protein MKTIFESKATNTGGRSGHVQSEDGVLNFDISMPNSKGKPNTKSTNPEELFAAAYSSCFAGALQVVAKEHHVDDLGDFNVTATISFNTEEDGAFLEATLDSYLPTVDKNTGESLINAAHEICPYSKATRDNITVHLNLVMDG
- a CDS encoding RNA polymerase sigma factor → MFQIELVEQCKTNDRKAQLKLYKQYCDGMFCVAMRFLKNPDDAEDVVQESFIKAFQRISQFKGEVTFGAWLKRIVVNRSIDFLKSKHQKTEELNEGYLHLAEDEDWTIEDGISIEQVKTAIEELPDKYKYVVKLFLLEGYDHAEIAQILEISDTASRTRLLRGKARLKETLKDRAYGTGS
- a CDS encoding CBM9 family sugar-binding protein, whose product is MQKYISLALFLVLIGCSPNQKEDHQLIEVKKAQKSPTIDGQALDACWGNAEWLALDQLWLGNAYTNDDFNGRYKLSWDEDALYLLVEITDDVLLDQHKDPLKLWWDDDCVEVFVDEDNSGGAHQFTHNAFAYHVAIDGNVVDLATDEKPKLYNDHVTSKHVTNDKTTTWEIAVKLFSDDYMDEKENTPKGLSKNKKIGFALAYCDNDSSKERENFIGSVFVPGEDKNQGWINADIFGTLILK
- the msrA gene encoding peptide-methionine (S)-S-oxide reductase MsrA, producing MKIARITFLISVLLASASCQPKNTAIKPVLAQQETIEKIELTVEELQNYETAYFASGCFWCVEAIFESVKGVKEVVSGYSGGTEENPTYEQVAYGRTRHAEAVEVFYDPEVISFTKLVQVFFGSHDPTSLNRQGPDRGAQYRSIAFYKNEEEKKVIVDYVTLLESKSVYDRPIVTQVKEFDVFYKAEDYHQDFEKRNPNNSYIRNVSIPRYNRFKENFKSYLKEESH